Below is a window of Cupriavidus sp. MP-37 DNA.
GGTCGATATTGCCGGTCGCTTCCTTGACGCCGACGATGCCCGGCACCTGCGCCAGGCGCAGGATGGTCTCGTTGTTCATGTCCGCGACGGTGCGGCCGGGGACGTTGTACAGCAGCACCGGCAGGTCCACCGCCTCGGCGATGGTGCGGAAATGTCGGTACATGCCTTCCTGGGTCGGCTTGTTGTAGTACGGCACGACCTGCAGCGAGGCATCGGCGCCCACCTTCTTGGCGAAGGCGGTCAGTTCGATGGCTTCCTTGGTGGAATTGCCACCGGTCCCCGCGATGATCGGAATGCGCTTGCCGGCCTGTTCGACGGCAACGCGGATCAGTTCGCAGTGCTCCTCGACGGTCACCGTCGGGGACTCGCCGGTGGTGCCCACGATCACGATGGCGTCGGTGCCTTCGGCAACGTGCCAGTCGACCAGTGCGCGCAGGGCCGGGAAGTCCAGGCTGCCGTCCTCATGCATCGGGGTAACGATGGCAACGATGCTGCCGGTAATCTGTGTCATAACGTTAGGGAATTCGGGATGCGAATAACGGGATTGTACCGGAACCGCAGGCCGCTTCGACCGCTGCCCGGACAGGGGTTGATACCAACTGTTTCAACGCGTGCGGCGCGGTTTGCGCCGACACCGCGGCGCACGCCTCAGGGATCGAGCCGGTAGCGTGGCGGCGCGGCCGCACCGGCCGCCGGCGCCGCCTCGCGCACCGCACATAGGCGCTGCACGAAGGCTGTTTTCGGCACTTCGACCACGCCATCCTCGTAGGCCACCACGCGCAGCCCGTGGGTGCGCGCGACCTCGAGCAACTCGCCCGGGCGCAGCAGGAAATCCGGCCGCGACGGCTTGCCCACGGTCT
It encodes the following:
- the dapA gene encoding 4-hydroxy-tetrahydrodipicolinate synthase; this translates as MTQITGSIVAIVTPMHEDGSLDFPALRALVDWHVAEGTDAIVIVGTTGESPTVTVEEHCELIRVAVEQAGKRIPIIAGTGGNSTKEAIELTAFAKKVGADASLQVVPYYNKPTQEGMYRHFRTIAEAVDLPVLLYNVPGRTVADMNNETILRLAQVPGIVGVKEATGNIDRAAQLIKGAPEGFAIYSGDDPTAVALILLGGHGNISVTANVAPRKMHEMCAAALKGDVVTARRLHMELIGLNQAMFIEANPIPVKWALQQMGKMAGGIRLPLTPLSEGNHDYVRKALAAAGLLA